The following coding sequences are from one Malaciobacter pacificus window:
- a CDS encoding diguanylate cyclase, producing the protein MKKKFAYIFTAILVISIFSYLIISLIENRKKDHLLAEKELIEVTYNTVIEAFKVHSDIIYFNKINTQKVKNLLKNINEVSTDEKNLIRNELYNEFIDMYTNMSSFKLKQLHFHLKNNESFLRFHRPKKFGDNLTNIRSTVEYVNKYHKKIHGFEEGRIFNGYRFVYPLSFDGNHIGSVETSVSMESIINEFRREMRNDVDFIIKKDVVDKKVFDNEKKNYKRCLSTPNFYHEISISKGGSALIEQLVLNYNKDNNISDDLAKNSTFNFFSQIGQNFYITTFFPIKNAVTNDTVGFIIVSNEQNDFLDYQNQYYIFLFILILLTMVITIVLYRLDTEKQTLKHHDEILEEVQKIGHLGYWELDLIKNKLVCSDEVYQIYELNKEKVEFKYEDFLNYVHKDDVKKVNSKFNQSIENKDSCHLEYRILTGSNKLKYVEIDIHHTLDKEGNVIQSLGTIHDITELKTYQAEIEKAKEQFESLVNHIPDVIYRCENDENYTMLYINDSIKSITGYKADELMFNRVLSFKSIIHKNDIPKLIEKIKKDIKENKKTGTVEYRIITKNNQIIWVNDTYEIINENNNLYLEGIISDITSQKEAYNKLHKFIDLQENIVILSDGKELIFANKSFFRFFRFKNLEDFKEKYNCICDFFIEDDRYFHLGKIHKKDMWIEEIRSLKNQKRIVKVLNKDSKEIIFNVTANKFENNIYIVSFNDISETIHEQLILEEKNIRDKLTNAHNREFFDLNYENVINNARKKDKLLAIAIFDIDFFKNINDNFGHDIGDNVLIEFVSEIKKFSREEDLFIRWGGEEFLYLVEVSSQNDFYKILNHLRKLIENHHFEVVDKLTVSIGGSFYRKNEDIKDSIKRADLALYEAKRNGRNKVIIN; encoded by the coding sequence ATGAAAAAGAAATTTGCCTATATATTTACAGCCATTTTGGTTATTTCAATTTTTAGCTATTTAATAATCTCTTTAATTGAAAATAGAAAAAAAGATCATCTATTAGCAGAAAAAGAACTTATTGAAGTTACTTATAATACTGTTATTGAAGCTTTCAAAGTTCACTCCGATATAATTTATTTTAATAAGATTAATACACAAAAAGTAAAAAATTTGTTAAAAAACATCAATGAAGTAAGTACTGATGAAAAAAATCTCATCAGAAATGAACTTTATAATGAATTTATAGATATGTATACTAATATGAGTAGTTTTAAATTAAAACAACTTCATTTTCATTTAAAAAATAATGAAAGTTTTTTAAGATTTCACAGACCAAAAAAATTTGGTGATAATTTAACTAATATTAGATCTACAGTTGAATATGTAAATAAATATCATAAAAAAATCCATGGATTTGAAGAAGGAAGAATATTTAATGGTTATAGATTTGTTTACCCCTTAAGTTTTGATGGTAATCATATAGGAAGTGTCGAGACATCAGTTTCTATGGAAAGTATTATAAATGAATTTAGAAGAGAGATGAGAAATGATGTTGATTTTATAATAAAAAAAGATGTAGTAGATAAAAAAGTATTTGATAATGAAAAGAAGAATTATAAAAGATGTCTATCAACACCTAATTTTTATCATGAAATATCAATATCAAAAGGTGGAAGTGCACTTATAGAACAGTTGGTTTTAAACTACAATAAAGATAATAATATTAGTGATGATTTGGCAAAAAATAGTACATTTAATTTTTTTAGTCAAATAGGTCAAAATTTTTATATAACAACTTTTTTTCCAATAAAAAATGCTGTTACAAATGATACTGTTGGATTTATTATAGTTTCAAATGAACAAAATGATTTCTTAGATTACCAAAACCAATATTACATATTTTTATTTATTTTAATCCTTTTAACTATGGTAATAACTATTGTTTTATATAGATTAGATACAGAAAAACAGACACTAAAACACCATGATGAAATTTTAGAAGAGGTTCAAAAAATAGGACATTTAGGATATTGGGAATTAGATTTGATTAAAAATAAGTTAGTTTGTAGTGATGAAGTTTATCAAATTTATGAATTAAATAAAGAAAAAGTTGAATTTAAGTATGAAGATTTTTTAAATTATGTTCATAAAGATGATGTAAAAAAAGTAAACTCTAAATTTAATCAATCTATTGAAAATAAAGATTCATGTCACTTAGAATATAGAATCTTAACAGGAAGTAATAAATTAAAATATGTAGAAATTGATATACACCATACTTTAGATAAAGAGGGAAATGTAATACAATCATTAGGAACAATACATGATATAACTGAGTTAAAAACATATCAAGCAGAGATTGAGAAAGCTAAAGAACAATTTGAGTCTTTAGTTAATCATATTCCAGATGTAATTTATCGTTGTGAAAATGATGAAAACTATACTATGCTTTACATTAATGATTCTATTAAAAGTATAACAGGATATAAAGCAGATGAGTTGATGTTTAATAGAGTTTTGTCTTTCAAGTCTATTATTCATAAAAATGATATTCCTAAATTAATAGAAAAGATTAAAAAAGATATAAAAGAAAATAAAAAAACTGGAACAGTAGAGTATAGAATAATTACAAAAAACAATCAAATTATATGGGTAAATGATACTTATGAAATAATAAATGAAAATAATAACCTTTATCTAGAAGGAATAATTAGTGATATAACTTCACAAAAAGAGGCATATAATAAACTACATAAATTTATTGATTTACAAGAAAATATAGTAATTTTATCAGATGGAAAAGAGTTGATTTTTGCAAATAAAAGTTTTTTTAGATTTTTTAGATTTAAAAATCTAGAAGATTTTAAAGAAAAATATAATTGTATTTGTGATTTTTTTATAGAAGATGATAGGTACTTTCATCTAGGAAAAATTCATAAAAAAGATATGTGGATTGAAGAGATAAGATCACTAAAAAATCAAAAAAGAATTGTTAAAGTTTTAAATAAAGACTCTAAAGAGATTATTTTTAATGTAACAGCAAATAAGTTTGAAAATAACATATATATAGTTAGTTTTAATGACATTAGTGAAACAATACATGAACAATTAATACTTGAAGAGAAAAATATCCGAGATAAACTAACAAATGCTCATAATAGAGAGTTCTTTGATTTAAACTATGAAAATGTCATTAATAATGCAAGAAAAAAAGACAAACTTCTTGCAATTGCTATTTTTGATATTGATTTTTTCAAAAATATTAATGATAACTTTGGTCATGATATAGGGGATAATGTTTTAATTGAATTTGTATCTGAAATTAAAAAATTCTCAAGAGAAGAAGATTTATTTATCAGATGGGGTGGAGAAGAGTTTTTATATCTAGTTGAAGTCTCATCTCAAAATGATTTTTATAAAATACTTAATCATCTTAGAAAATTAATTGAAAACCATCATTTTGAAGTAGTTGATAAATTAACTGTTAGTATAGGTGGAAGTTTTTATAGAAAAAATGAAGACATTAAAGATAGTATAAAAAGAGCTGATTTAGCTCTTTATGAGGCAAAAAGAAATGGTAGAAATAAGGTAATTATTAATTAA
- a CDS encoding IS3 family transposase: MKKSNSILRKRNSIKYAWIQKHTKSFNINKMCKILKVNRASYYHWVKAGCIVKKVDIQLNELVKSIFVFGRNNYGSRRIQDKLKELYGLIVSRRRISTIMKDLNLKVNIKRRYKNTTDSNHNLPIAPNILNRDFYASNPNEKYVGDITYIPTGEGWLYLATVIDLYSRKVVGWSIDDSMKVSLVNDALDMAIKHRNPPKGLIWHTDRGSQYASYSHKDLLQKYGIIQSMSRKGNCWDNAVAESFFKSLKNELIYQKYFYTKKQAKQEIFEYIEFYYNRTRSHSYLGNLSPVRFEEINLMLQNEIAA; this comes from the coding sequence ATTAAAAAAAGCAACAGCATACTTCGCAAAAGAAACTCTATAAAGTATGCCTGGATACAAAAACATACAAAGAGTTTCAATATCAATAAAATGTGTAAAATTCTAAAAGTAAATAGAGCTTCATATTATCATTGGGTAAAAGCTGGTTGTATTGTAAAAAAAGTAGATATTCAACTTAATGAACTTGTAAAATCTATATTTGTTTTTGGTAGAAATAATTATGGCAGTAGAAGAATTCAAGATAAACTAAAAGAACTCTATGGGCTTATTGTATCAAGAAGACGTATTTCTACTATTATGAAAGATTTGAATCTAAAAGTGAATATTAAAAGAAGATATAAAAATACTACAGATTCAAATCATAATCTACCAATAGCACCAAATATTTTAAATAGAGATTTTTATGCTTCAAATCCTAATGAGAAATATGTTGGTGATATTACTTATATTCCTACTGGAGAGGGATGGTTGTATCTTGCAACTGTAATTGATTTATATTCAAGAAAAGTTGTTGGATGGTCTATTGATGATAGTATGAAAGTATCACTTGTAAATGATGCTTTAGATATGGCAATTAAACATAGAAATCCACCTAAAGGACTTATTTGGCATACAGATCGAGGAAGTCAATATGCTTCTTATAGTCATAAAGATTTATTGCAAAAATATGGAATAATTCAAAGTATGAGTAGGAAAGGAAATTGTTGGGATAATGCAGTAGCAGAGAGTTTTTTTAAATCATTAAAAAATGAGTTAATTTATCAGAAATATTTCTATACTAAAAAACAAGCAAAACAAGAGATTTTTGAGTATATTGAGTTTTATTATAATAGAACAAGATCACATAGTTATCTTGGAAATTTATCACCTGTTAGATTTGAAGAAATCAATTTGATGTTACAAAATGAAATAGCTGCATAG
- a CDS encoding transposase has protein sequence MRKYSQEFKDSTVQLIINNNENVKDIAKDLDLNPKTLYAWVTAYKKEHNIPMRNIEIKSTLKESEAEELKRLRKENKILKQERDILKKATAYFAKETL, from the coding sequence ATGAGAAAATATAGTCAAGAGTTTAAAGACTCAACAGTACAATTAATTATTAACAATAATGAAAATGTAAAAGATATAGCAAAAGATTTAGATTTAAATCCAAAAACATTATATGCATGGGTTACTGCATATAAAAAAGAACATAATATTCCAATGAGGAATATTGAAATAAAAAGTACACTCAAAGAGAGTGAAGCTGAAGAGCTTAAACGCTTACGTAAAGAGAATAAGATTTTAAAGCAAGAAAGGGATATATTAAAAAAAGCAACAGCATACTTCGCAAAAGAAACTCTATAA
- a CDS encoding TolC family protein: MLNKIKLLSTICILLLSTNINAKIISLEELIEIAVENNSNIKISKYAKEKQKASYKLAKTDYLPKVTLNGELASYDIRSAGTKLNDNSVTGYTLSASQLLYDFGRTSNQIESAKKSLEASSFETIENISSTVLNTKKAYYNILNNYQQISLAKESIKIDELHLEQADNYFNAGVRTLIDVTDAKLQLSNSKLSLVQSEYSLKNAKTNLISILGVQNSDEIEIKEDAEIKTALKGFERNNLNLEELLKTGLENRAEIKVFEKQIEASKLQLDNTKKEYYPTLDLQATHSDKNSDEIANIDTQQTTAGVYLKWNLYTGNSTEHNKKIALVDLSSLKQQLVQQKLQIKEDITNAYLQVKENEENIRIGVLNLKLSADKLDLANQRYKAGLNDLIEVSDSKLAYTQAKSQLINSYYNYLNSKATLDYAIGVIY; the protein is encoded by the coding sequence ATGCTTAATAAAATAAAACTATTATCAACTATTTGTATACTTTTATTATCAACAAATATAAATGCAAAGATAATTTCACTTGAAGAGTTAATAGAGATTGCTGTTGAAAACAACAGTAATATCAAGATAAGTAAATATGCAAAAGAGAAGCAAAAAGCTTCATATAAACTTGCTAAAACTGATTATCTTCCAAAAGTGACTCTAAATGGAGAACTTGCAAGCTATGATATAAGAAGTGCTGGAACAAAACTTAATGACAATAGTGTTACGGGATATACACTTAGTGCAAGTCAACTACTCTATGATTTTGGACGAACTTCAAATCAAATTGAATCAGCTAAAAAAAGTCTAGAAGCATCAAGTTTTGAGACTATAGAAAATATCTCATCTACTGTATTAAATACAAAAAAAGCATACTACAATATTTTGAATAACTACCAACAAATAAGTCTTGCAAAAGAATCAATCAAAATTGATGAACTGCACTTAGAACAAGCAGATAACTATTTTAATGCAGGGGTTAGAACTTTAATAGATGTAACAGATGCAAAACTTCAACTATCAAACTCTAAACTATCACTAGTACAATCAGAATATAGTCTAAAAAATGCAAAAACAAATCTGATTTCAATACTTGGAGTTCAAAATAGTGATGAAATAGAGATAAAAGAAGATGCAGAGATAAAAACAGCACTAAAAGGTTTTGAAAGAAATAATCTAAACCTAGAGGAGCTACTTAAAACTGGACTTGAAAATAGAGCTGAAATAAAAGTGTTTGAAAAACAAATTGAAGCTTCTAAACTTCAGCTAGATAATACAAAAAAGGAGTACTACCCTACTTTAGACCTTCAAGCAACACATAGTGATAAAAACTCTGATGAAATTGCAAATATTGACACACAACAAACGACAGCTGGAGTATATTTAAAATGGAATCTATATACAGGAAACTCAACTGAACATAATAAAAAAATAGCTCTTGTAGATTTAAGTAGCCTAAAACAACAACTCGTGCAACAAAAACTTCAAATAAAAGAGGATATTACAAATGCATATCTTCAAGTAAAAGAGAATGAAGAAAATATTAGAATTGGAGTTTTAAACTTAAAACTATCAGCAGATAAGTTAGATTTAGCTAACCAAAGATATAAAGCAGGATTAAATGACCTTATTGAAGTAAGTGATTCAAAACTAGCTTACACACAGGCAAAAAGTCAATTAATCAACTCTTACTATAATTACTTAAACTCAAAAGCAACACTTGATTATGCAATTGGTGTGATTTACTAA
- a CDS encoding efflux RND transporter periplasmic adaptor subunit, which translates to MNVHKKILTSMLLISSLFILSGCNDKKEEQKVEVKKEIPKAQVQVHTIKKETYPIWVDFSGKTEAKNSVFVTAKVAGELKEIYFKAGETVKKGQKLFKIDDRAYQTVLSQKRASLQKDRASLNLAIANVKRYKPLVEKGLAPREKLDELIANQRQLQAVVNADQASIQETQIDVDDTVIKASISGKVGKSLIDIGNNVSTSDKLVHITQSNDLYVNFNLSSKEVFLLNQYKSEKYPKVIVLPEDIDNIELGLKGKVDFIDSVTDEKTGTVAIRATVNNEKELLFPGTFVNIKLFVTDKIPVIAVHPNNLSQNQLGFFVYAVDENNKVQKRQVEVEYSNKDLAIIKSGLNAGDKVITSATNRLQENQEVVASEVANPIKK; encoded by the coding sequence TTGAATGTACATAAAAAAATATTAACATCAATGCTTCTTATATCTTCACTATTTATTCTTTCAGGATGTAATGATAAAAAAGAAGAACAAAAAGTCGAAGTAAAAAAAGAGATCCCAAAAGCGCAAGTTCAAGTTCATACTATAAAAAAAGAGACTTACCCTATTTGGGTAGATTTTTCTGGAAAAACAGAAGCTAAAAATAGTGTTTTTGTAACAGCTAAAGTTGCAGGGGAATTAAAAGAGATATATTTCAAAGCAGGAGAAACAGTAAAAAAAGGTCAAAAACTATTTAAAATAGATGATAGAGCATATCAAACTGTTTTATCTCAAAAAAGAGCCTCTTTACAAAAAGATAGAGCAAGTTTAAATCTTGCCATTGCAAATGTAAAAAGATACAAACCTTTAGTAGAAAAAGGTTTAGCTCCAAGAGAAAAACTTGATGAACTAATTGCTAATCAAAGACAATTACAAGCTGTAGTAAATGCTGACCAAGCTTCTATACAAGAGACTCAGATAGATGTAGATGATACAGTTATTAAAGCCTCTATTTCAGGAAAGGTTGGGAAGTCTTTAATCGATATTGGAAATAATGTGAGTACATCTGATAAACTAGTACATATTACACAATCAAATGATTTATATGTAAACTTCAATCTAAGTAGCAAAGAGGTATTTTTATTAAATCAGTATAAGTCAGAAAAATATCCAAAAGTAATTGTTCTTCCAGAAGATATAGATAATATTGAATTAGGTCTAAAAGGAAAAGTTGATTTTATTGATAGTGTTACTGATGAAAAGACTGGAACAGTGGCAATAAGAGCAACAGTAAACAATGAAAAAGAGCTACTATTCCCAGGAACTTTTGTAAATATCAAACTATTTGTAACTGATAAGATTCCAGTAATTGCAGTTCATCCAAATAATCTATCACAAAATCAGTTAGGATTTTTTGTATATGCTGTAGATGAAAACAACAAAGTTCAAAAAAGACAAGTTGAAGTTGAATATAGTAATAAAGATTTAGCAATTATAAAATCAGGACTAAATGCTGGTGATAAAGTTATCACAAGTGCAACAAATAGACTTCAAGAAAACCAAGAAGTTGTAGCTTCTGAAGTTGCAAACCCAATTAAAAAATAG
- a CDS encoding efflux RND transporter permease subunit — MFSIFFINRPIFAKVISLFIIIVGLISLNLLPVAQFPEITPPSISVSANYTGGSASAVETSVTKPIEEQLNGIEGMIYMDSNSSSDGSSNINLYFKSGYDLNTAAIDVQNRVALATPFLPESVKTNGVTTKKKSTSMVQILSLKSDNPEHDALFLSNFASINIVEELKRIDGIGDVQNLGEKKYSMRIWINPNKLSNLSLTVNDVTTAIRNQNLQAALGSIGASPNASTNKFQYTLTSKTRLSSTKEFEDIIVKEIENRRVRLKDVARVELGAEVYGWGANVNNKETALLGIYQQPGANALAVAERIQQKLEQLKPRLPQGVSVEATYDTTKFVEVSIKEVVVTLFQALALVLFVVYFFLQSFRTTIIPAVAIPVSLIGTFALLMAMNFSINTLTLFGLILAIGIVVDDAIIVVENVETNLAKNPELTLKEATTLAMKEVFAPVISTTLVLLAVFIPVTFIPGISGALYQQFATTIAFAVIISSINALTLSPALCATILKKKKVEEKKNFIFEGFDKGLEKFKNVYKVILEKIIKFWYVAILIYGLLLGGTFFAFKVLPTGFIPDEDQGTLVSSISLEAGTTLNITSEATRKATEIILNTKGVKDVLSVPGFSIMTGAIDSSSATVFIVLEDWEQRTTVETSIKTIMNNIMATAKQKIDNANVRVFNMPSIPGLSAVGGFDMKLQNLQGMPINEFEKIAQEFIGKVNQEKSIMYAYSTFNANYPQFHIDVNRDKISSLGLKLDDVFGVLQANLGSLYVNDFNKFGKTYKVFVQADQKFREQKANISNFFVKNTDGEMIPLSTVVKISQVTGPNTITHYNGYQSIAINGLHNLKDGYSSGDALETLEEVAKTLPSSVGYEFAGMSLQEKEAGNAAIYIFALSLLMVFLFLAAQYESWMMPLMIMLPIPAVMFGALGANMMAGLLNDTYTQIGLVLLIGMSSKNAILIIEFAKELREKGESIVDSAIKAATMRLRAILMTIFSFLLGILPLVVATGAGAASRQSLGTAVFGGMIMSTILTLLLTPVLFVILQKLREGKDKEQKEISNA; from the coding sequence ATGTTTTCAATATTTTTTATAAACCGTCCAATATTTGCAAAAGTGATTTCACTTTTTATAATCATCGTTGGACTTATTTCACTAAACCTACTTCCAGTAGCTCAATTTCCAGAAATCACACCTCCTAGTATCTCTGTTAGTGCAAACTATACAGGTGGTAGTGCAAGTGCTGTTGAGACAAGTGTAACTAAACCAATAGAAGAGCAGCTAAATGGTATTGAGGGTATGATTTATATGGACTCAAACTCCTCTTCTGATGGTAGTTCAAATATAAATCTATATTTTAAATCAGGATATGATTTAAACACAGCTGCAATTGATGTACAAAATAGAGTTGCTTTAGCTACACCATTTTTACCAGAGTCAGTAAAAACAAATGGTGTTACAACAAAGAAAAAATCAACATCAATGGTGCAGATTTTATCACTAAAATCAGACAATCCAGAACACGATGCCCTATTTTTATCTAACTTTGCAAGTATAAATATAGTTGAAGAGTTAAAAAGAATAGATGGAATTGGTGATGTTCAAAACCTAGGTGAGAAAAAATACTCTATGAGAATTTGGATAAATCCAAATAAACTATCAAACTTGAGTCTTACAGTAAATGATGTAACAACAGCAATTAGAAACCAAAACCTACAAGCAGCCTTAGGAAGTATTGGAGCTTCTCCAAATGCTAGTACAAATAAATTTCAATATACTCTTACATCTAAAACTAGACTTTCATCAACCAAAGAGTTTGAAGATATTATTGTAAAAGAGATTGAAAATAGAAGAGTAAGACTAAAAGATGTAGCACGTGTAGAACTTGGAGCAGAAGTTTATGGATGGGGAGCAAATGTAAATAATAAAGAAACAGCTCTTCTTGGAATCTATCAACAACCAGGAGCAAATGCTTTAGCAGTAGCCGAACGTATTCAACAAAAGCTAGAACAACTAAAACCTAGACTTCCACAAGGTGTAAGTGTAGAGGCAACATACGATACAACAAAATTCGTTGAAGTATCTATCAAAGAAGTTGTTGTAACACTATTTCAAGCTTTAGCCTTAGTTCTTTTCGTAGTGTACTTTTTCTTACAATCATTTAGAACAACTATTATTCCAGCAGTTGCAATTCCTGTTTCACTTATAGGTACTTTTGCACTTCTAATGGCTATGAACTTTTCAATAAATACATTAACACTATTCGGTCTAATTTTAGCTATTGGTATTGTTGTTGATGATGCTATTATTGTTGTTGAAAATGTTGAAACAAACTTAGCTAAAAATCCAGAGCTTACTTTGAAAGAGGCAACAACCTTAGCTATGAAAGAGGTTTTTGCACCAGTTATTTCTACAACACTTGTGCTTTTAGCAGTATTTATTCCAGTGACTTTTATTCCTGGAATTTCAGGGGCTTTATATCAACAGTTTGCAACAACTATTGCCTTTGCAGTTATAATCTCATCAATAAATGCTTTAACACTTTCACCTGCGCTTTGTGCAACTATTTTAAAAAAGAAAAAAGTTGAAGAAAAAAAGAACTTCATTTTTGAAGGCTTTGATAAAGGTTTAGAAAAGTTTAAAAATGTCTATAAAGTAATCTTAGAGAAAATCATCAAATTTTGGTATGTCGCAATTTTAATATATGGACTACTTTTAGGAGGAACTTTTTTTGCTTTTAAAGTTTTACCAACTGGATTTATTCCAGATGAAGACCAAGGAACACTTGTATCATCTATTTCATTAGAAGCTGGAACAACACTAAATATTACAAGTGAAGCTACAAGAAAAGCAACAGAAATTATTCTAAATACAAAAGGTGTAAAAGATGTTTTAAGTGTACCTGGATTTAGTATTATGACAGGAGCTATTGACTCATCATCTGCAACTGTTTTTATCGTACTTGAAGATTGGGAACAAAGAACAACAGTTGAAACCTCAATAAAAACTATTATGAATAATATCATGGCTACTGCAAAACAAAAAATAGATAATGCCAATGTTAGAGTATTTAATATGCCATCAATTCCAGGGCTTTCAGCAGTTGGTGGTTTTGATATGAAACTTCAAAACCTACAAGGTATGCCAATCAATGAGTTTGAAAAAATAGCCCAAGAGTTTATAGGAAAAGTAAATCAAGAAAAATCAATTATGTATGCATACTCTACTTTTAATGCAAACTATCCACAGTTTCACATTGATGTAAATAGAGATAAAATCTCATCACTTGGTTTAAAACTTGATGATGTGTTTGGAGTACTTCAAGCAAATCTTGGTTCACTTTATGTAAATGATTTTAATAAATTTGGAAAAACATACAAAGTATTTGTTCAAGCAGATCAAAAATTTAGAGAACAAAAAGCAAATATCAGTAACTTTTTTGTTAAAAATACTGATGGAGAAATGATCCCATTAAGTACAGTTGTAAAGATTTCACAAGTTACAGGACCAAATACAATTACTCACTACAATGGATATCAAAGTATTGCAATAAATGGACTTCATAACCTAAAAGATGGCTATAGTTCTGGTGATGCTTTAGAAACTTTAGAAGAAGTTGCAAAAACACTTCCAAGTTCAGTTGGATATGAATTTGCAGGAATGTCTCTACAAGAAAAAGAAGCAGGAAATGCAGCAATTTATATCTTTGCACTTTCACTTCTTATGGTATTTTTATTCCTTGCAGCTCAATATGAGTCTTGGATGATGCCACTAATGATTATGCTACCTATTCCAGCAGTTATGTTTGGAGCATTGGGTGCAAATATGATGGCTGGGCTTTTAAACGATACCTATACACAAATAGGACTTGTTCTTCTAATAGGAATGTCCTCTAAAAATGCCATTCTAATTATAGAGTTTGCAAAAGAGCTTAGAGAAAAAGGTGAGAGTATAGTTGACTCAGCAATAAAAGCTGCAACAATGAGACTAAGAGCTATTTTAATGACTATTTTCTCATTTTTACTTGGAATTTTACCACTAGTTGTAGCAACTGGTGCAGGAGCTGCATCAAGACAATCACTAGGTACTGCTGTATTTGGTGGTATGATTATGTCAACAATTTTAACACTTCTTTTAACACCTGTACTTTTTGTAATACTTCAAAAGTTAAGAGAAGGGAAAGATAAAGAACAAAAGGAAATTTCAAATGCTTAA
- a CDS encoding DUF3313 family protein, whose protein sequence is MKTTTLLTLLISLFIFTGCANKIELKPNNVVNDISKLKQSESDENSYYYIKKDVNFSKYNKIKVPKINVYMAKDKEGVQKIVDDASNYFTDNKNNIANKKLLNDISTYFTTNLEKNLQEVVKNRRIRKNTLVFQASIISLDVSYDNLEFYQYLPYGLAFTAIKRSTGIEDKKLRVGFALKVFDEKTKETLITVVKHDISDSNVSNSKDLKIDDLKPVLDKWIKRYSSKMEQLKKTNYKI, encoded by the coding sequence ATGAAAACTACAACTCTTCTAACTCTACTTATATCACTCTTTATTTTCACAGGTTGTGCAAATAAAATTGAACTAAAACCTAATAATGTAGTAAATGACATCTCAAAACTAAAACAATCAGAAAGTGATGAGAATAGCTACTATTACATAAAAAAAGATGTAAACTTTTCAAAATACAATAAAATAAAAGTTCCTAAAATAAATGTATACATGGCAAAAGATAAAGAAGGTGTTCAAAAGATTGTAGATGATGCATCAAACTACTTTACTGACAATAAAAACAATATAGCAAATAAAAAACTTCTAAATGATATATCTACTTACTTTACAACAAATCTAGAAAAGAATTTACAAGAAGTTGTAAAAAATAGAAGAATTAGAAAAAATACACTAGTATTTCAAGCTTCAATTATATCCCTTGATGTTTCATATGATAACTTAGAATTCTATCAATACCTTCCATATGGACTAGCATTTACAGCAATCAAAAGAAGTACTGGAATAGAGGATAAAAAGTTAAGAGTGGGCTTTGCATTAAAAGTTTTTGATGAGAAAACAAAAGAGACTCTTATTACAGTTGTCAAACATGATATTTCAGACAGTAATGTTTCAAACTCAAAAGATTTGAAAATTGATGATTTAAAACCAGTTTTAGATAAATGGATAAAAAGATATAGTTCAAAAATGGAACAACTAAAAAAAACTAACTATAAAATATAA